The proteins below come from a single Geobacillus thermoleovorans genomic window:
- the buk gene encoding butyrate kinase, protein MEEQKFRILTINPGSTSTKIGVFENERPLLEKTIRHEADVLRQYKTIADQYEFRKQTILQALDEEGINLSKLSAVCGRGGLLRPIEGGTYRVNEAMLEDLRRGYSGQHASNLGGILAHEIASALNIPAFIVDPVVVDELDPIARISGFPLIERRSIFHALNQKAVARRVAKQLGKRYDELNLIVAHMGGGITVGAHKQGRVVDVNNGLDGEGPFSPERAGTVPAGDLVALCFSGEYYREEIMNMLVGGGGLVGYLGTNDAVKVEKMIEAGDEKAKLVYEAMAYQVAKEIGAASAVLSGKVDAIILTGGLAYGKSFVEQITRRVQWIADVIVHPGENELQALAEGALRVLRGEEEEKVYPGKAVSPVPARR, encoded by the coding sequence ATGGAAGAGCAGAAGTTTCGCATTTTAACGATCAATCCAGGCTCGACTTCAACGAAGATCGGCGTCTTTGAAAACGAACGGCCATTGCTCGAAAAAACGATCCGCCATGAGGCGGACGTGCTTCGGCAATATAAAACGATCGCGGACCAGTATGAGTTCCGCAAGCAAACGATTTTGCAAGCACTGGATGAAGAAGGAATCAATTTATCGAAGTTGAGCGCCGTCTGCGGCCGCGGAGGGCTTCTCCGTCCGATCGAAGGCGGAACGTATCGCGTCAATGAGGCGATGCTTGAAGATTTGCGGCGCGGATATTCCGGCCAGCACGCGTCCAACCTCGGCGGCATTTTGGCGCATGAGATCGCCTCGGCCTTAAACATCCCGGCGTTTATCGTCGATCCGGTCGTTGTCGACGAACTCGATCCAATTGCCCGGATCAGCGGATTTCCGCTCATTGAGCGGCGCAGCATTTTCCATGCTTTAAACCAAAAGGCGGTCGCGCGCCGCGTCGCCAAGCAGCTTGGGAAACGGTATGACGAACTGAACTTGATCGTCGCCCATATGGGCGGCGGCATCACGGTCGGCGCCCACAAGCAAGGAAGGGTCGTCGATGTCAACAACGGCCTTGACGGCGAAGGCCCGTTCAGCCCGGAGCGCGCCGGGACGGTGCCAGCGGGCGATTTGGTTGCTTTATGCTTCTCTGGTGAATATTACCGCGAAGAGATCATGAACATGCTCGTCGGCGGCGGCGGCCTTGTCGGTTATCTTGGCACGAATGATGCGGTGAAAGTCGAGAAAATGATCGAAGCCGGCGATGAAAAGGCCAAGCTCGTGTATGAGGCGATGGCGTACCAAGTGGCGAAAGAAATCGGTGCGGCAAGCGCCGTGCTTTCCGGCAAAGTCGACGCCATCATTTTGACCGGCGGACTGGCGTATGGCAAATCGTTTGTCGAACAGATCACTCGCCGCGTGCAATGGATCGCCGATGTCATCGTCCATCCGGGCGAAAACGAACTGCAGGCGCTCGCTGAAGGCGCGCTTCGCGTCCTGCGCGGCGAAGAAGAGGAAAAAGTGTATCCAGGCAAGGCCGTTTCGCCGGTTCCAGCCCGGCGCTGA
- a CDS encoding alpha-ketoacid dehydrogenase subunit beta: MPVISYIDAVTMAIREEMERDPRVFVLGEDVGRKGGVFKATQGLYEQFGEERVIDTPLSESAIVGVGIGAAMYGLRPIAEIQFADFIMPAVNQIISEAARIRYRSNNDWNCPIVIRAPYGGGVHGALYHSQSVEAIFANQPGLKIVMPSTPYDVKGLLKAAIRDEDPVLFFEHKRAYRLIKGEVPEDDYVLPIGKADVKREGDDITVITYGLCVHFALQAAERVAQDGISVHLLDLRTVYPLDKEAIIEAASKTGKVLLITEDNKEGSVMSEVAAIIAEHCLFDLDAPIMRLAGPDVPAMPYAPTMEKFFMINPEKVEKAMRELAAF; this comes from the coding sequence ATGCCTGTTATTTCCTATATTGATGCGGTTACGATGGCGATTCGTGAAGAGATGGAGCGCGACCCGCGCGTGTTTGTGTTAGGAGAAGACGTCGGCCGGAAAGGCGGAGTGTTCAAAGCGACGCAAGGATTGTACGAGCAGTTCGGCGAAGAGCGCGTCATCGACACGCCGCTTTCCGAGTCGGCGATCGTCGGCGTCGGCATCGGCGCGGCGATGTACGGCCTGCGCCCGATTGCCGAAATTCAGTTTGCCGATTTTATCATGCCGGCGGTCAACCAAATCATTTCTGAAGCGGCGCGCATCCGCTATCGCTCGAACAACGACTGGAACTGCCCGATCGTCATCCGCGCCCCATACGGCGGCGGCGTTCACGGCGCTTTGTACCATTCGCAGTCAGTCGAAGCGATTTTCGCCAACCAGCCTGGGTTAAAAATCGTCATGCCGTCGACGCCGTACGATGTGAAAGGGCTGCTGAAAGCGGCGATTCGCGACGAAGACCCGGTGCTCTTTTTCGAGCATAAACGCGCCTACCGCCTCATTAAAGGGGAAGTGCCGGAGGACGACTACGTGCTTCCGATCGGCAAGGCGGACGTCAAGCGTGAAGGCGATGACATCACGGTCATCACGTACGGGCTGTGCGTCCATTTTGCCTTGCAGGCGGCCGAGCGCGTCGCCCAAGACGGCATTTCTGTCCATCTGCTCGATTTGCGCACCGTCTATCCGCTCGACAAAGAAGCGATCATCGAGGCGGCGAGCAAAACAGGAAAAGTGCTGCTCATTACGGAAGACAATAAAGAAGGCAGCGTCATGAGCGAAGTCGCCGCCATTATCGCGGAGCATTGTTTGTTTGATCTCGACGCGCCGATTATGCGCCTCGCCGGCCCGGACGTTCCGGCCATGCCGTATGCGCCGACGATGGAAAAATTCTTTATGATCAATCCAGAAAAAGTCGAAAAAGCAATGCGCGAATTAGCGGCGTTTTAA
- a CDS encoding leucine dehydrogenase: MELFQYMEKYDYEQVLFCQDKESGLKAIIVIHDTTLGPALGGTRMWMYNSEEEALEDALRLARGMTYKNAAAGLNLGGGKTVIIGDPRKDKNEAMFRAFGRFIQGLNGRYITAEDVGTTVADMDIIYQETDYVTGISPEFGSSGNPSPATAYGVYRGMKAAAKEAFGSDSLEGKVVAVQGVGNVAYHLCRHLHEEGAKLIVTDINKEAVARAVEEFGAKAVDPNDIYGVECDIFAPCALGGIINDQTIPQLKAKVIAGSANNQLKEPRHGDMIHEMGIVYAPDYVINAGGVINVADELYGYNRERAMKKIEQIYDNIEKVFAIAKRDNIPTYVAADRMAEERIETMRKARSQFLQNGHHILSRRRAR, from the coding sequence ATGGAACTGTTTCAATATATGGAAAAATATGATTATGAGCAAGTGTTGTTTTGCCAAGACAAAGAATCCGGATTGAAGGCGATCATTGTCATTCATGACACGACGCTCGGCCCGGCGCTCGGCGGGACGCGCATGTGGATGTACAATTCGGAAGAAGAGGCGCTTGAAGACGCCCTGCGCCTCGCCCGCGGCATGACGTACAAAAACGCGGCCGCCGGCCTTAATTTAGGCGGGGGCAAGACGGTCATCATCGGCGATCCGCGCAAAGATAAAAACGAGGCGATGTTCCGCGCGTTCGGCCGGTTCATTCAAGGGCTGAACGGCCGCTACATCACGGCGGAAGACGTCGGCACGACCGTTGCCGATATGGACATCATCTATCAGGAAACGGACTATGTCACCGGGATTTCGCCGGAATTCGGCTCATCCGGCAACCCGTCGCCGGCCACGGCTTACGGCGTATATCGCGGGATGAAAGCGGCGGCGAAGGAAGCGTTTGGCAGCGATTCGCTTGAAGGAAAAGTTGTCGCCGTCCAAGGGGTTGGCAATGTCGCCTACCATTTATGCCGCCATTTGCACGAAGAAGGAGCGAAACTCATCGTTACCGACATCAACAAGGAAGCGGTGGCGCGCGCGGTCGAGGAATTTGGGGCGAAAGCGGTCGACCCGAACGACATTTACGGCGTGGAGTGCGACATTTTTGCTCCATGCGCGCTCGGCGGCATCATCAACGACCAAACGATTCCGCAGCTGAAAGCGAAAGTGATCGCCGGCTCGGCGAACAACCAGCTGAAAGAGCCGCGCCATGGCGACATGATCCATGAAATGGGCATCGTCTATGCACCAGATTATGTGATCAACGCCGGCGGCGTCATCAACGTCGCCGATGAGCTGTACGGCTACAACCGTGAACGGGCGATGAAAAAAATCGAGCAAATTTATGACAACATCGAAAAAGTGTTTGCCATCGCCAAGCGTGACAACATTCCAACGTATGTGGCCGCTGACCGGATGGCCGAAGAACGAATTGAAACGATGCGCAAAGCGCGCAGCCAATTTTTGCAAAACGGCCATCATATTTTAAGCCGCCGCCGCGCCCGCTAA
- the yqiS gene encoding phosphate butyryltransferase has translation MKLESLVQEARQCQDRTVAVAAAEDEEVIEAVAMALEHRLGRFVLYGDRERLGRLLKEKGCARFSDVDVVHANSIGQAAELAVRAVHLNEADALMKGHVPTATLLKAVLNKEYGLRAGKVLSHVAVFEVPEFERFVIVTDAAMNIAPDLEQKVQIVNNAVSIARSIGIERPKVAALAAVETVNPAMPATLDAAALAMMQKRGQIEHCLVDGPLALDNAVSLAAAKHKRIESEVAGQADILLVPDIESGNMLYKSLVYFANARVGAVIAGAKAPIVLTSRADSAESKLYSLALAICSAAK, from the coding sequence ATGAAGCTTGAATCGTTAGTGCAAGAAGCAAGACAATGCCAGGACCGGACGGTGGCCGTGGCGGCGGCGGAAGATGAAGAAGTGATTGAAGCGGTGGCGATGGCGCTCGAACACCGTCTCGGACGCTTTGTGCTTTATGGCGATCGGGAGCGGCTCGGACGGCTGTTGAAGGAAAAAGGATGCGCCCGCTTTTCCGACGTCGATGTCGTTCATGCGAATTCGATCGGGCAAGCCGCAGAGCTTGCCGTGCGCGCCGTCCATTTGAACGAGGCGGATGCGTTGATGAAAGGGCATGTGCCGACGGCAACGCTGCTGAAAGCGGTCTTGAACAAGGAGTATGGGTTGCGCGCTGGGAAGGTGTTGTCCCATGTCGCTGTTTTTGAGGTGCCGGAGTTTGAACGATTTGTCATCGTCACCGACGCGGCGATGAACATCGCTCCGGATTTGGAGCAAAAGGTGCAAATTGTCAACAACGCCGTCAGCATCGCGCGCTCCATCGGCATCGAGCGCCCGAAAGTCGCGGCGCTGGCGGCGGTGGAGACGGTCAATCCGGCCATGCCGGCAACACTTGATGCAGCGGCGCTCGCAATGATGCAAAAGCGGGGGCAAATCGAACATTGCCTCGTTGACGGACCGCTTGCGTTGGACAACGCGGTGTCGCTGGCGGCGGCGAAGCATAAGCGGATTGAAAGCGAAGTGGCTGGACAGGCTGATATTTTGCTTGTGCCGGACATTGAATCCGGCAACATGCTGTATAAGTCGCTCGTCTATTTTGCGAACGCACGCGTCGGCGCAGTCATCGCTGGGGCGAAGGCGCCGATCGTGTTGACGTCGCGCGCCGACTCGGCGGAAAGCAAACTGTATTCGTTGGCGCTTGCTATTTGTTCGGCAGCAAAATGA
- the lpdA gene encoding dihydrolipoyl dehydrogenase: MAKEYDVVILGGGTGGYVAAIRASQLGLKTAVVEKGKLGGTCLHAGCIPSKALLRSAEVYAQTKNGEAFGVIADGVRLDFAKVQARKAAIVEQLHKGVQHLMKKGKIDVYAGTGRLLGPSIFSPLPGTVSVEMNDGSENEMLVPKFVVIATGSRPRTLPGLEPDGEFVMTSDEALQMETLPSSILIVGGGVIGMEWASMLNDFGVDVTVLEYADRILPTEDEDVSKEMEKLLRRRGVNIVAGAKVLPETLEKGNGVTIQAEHQGERKTFTADKMLVSVGRQANIEGIGLENTEIVVEKGYIQTNEFGQTKESHIYAIGDVIGGLQLAHVAAHEGIVAIEHLAGHNPAPIDYTMVPRCIYTRPEAAAVGLTEQEAKAKGYDVKVGKFPFKAIGKALVFGEAEGFVKLIADRNTDDLLGVHMVGPHVTDLISEAGLARVLDAAPWEVAHAIHPHPTLSEAMAEAALAVDGKAIHF; this comes from the coding sequence ATGGCAAAAGAATACGATGTCGTCATTCTCGGCGGAGGAACGGGTGGCTATGTGGCCGCCATTCGCGCCTCGCAGCTCGGGTTGAAAACGGCCGTTGTGGAAAAAGGGAAGCTCGGCGGCACGTGCCTGCACGCTGGCTGCATTCCGTCCAAAGCGCTGCTTCGCAGTGCCGAAGTGTACGCACAAACGAAAAACGGCGAGGCGTTTGGCGTCATCGCCGACGGCGTGCGCCTTGATTTTGCCAAAGTGCAGGCGCGCAAAGCGGCGATTGTTGAGCAGCTCCACAAAGGCGTGCAGCATTTGATGAAAAAAGGGAAAATCGATGTGTACGCCGGAACCGGCCGCCTGCTCGGCCCGTCGATCTTTTCCCCGCTGCCGGGGACGGTGTCGGTCGAAATGAACGACGGCAGCGAAAACGAAATGCTCGTCCCGAAATTCGTCGTCATCGCCACCGGTTCGCGCCCGCGCACGCTGCCGGGGCTCGAGCCGGACGGCGAATTCGTGATGACGTCCGATGAGGCGTTGCAAATGGAGACGCTCCCCTCGTCCATCTTGATCGTCGGCGGCGGTGTGATCGGCATGGAATGGGCGTCCATGCTTAATGATTTCGGCGTTGACGTGACGGTGCTCGAATATGCCGATCGCATTTTGCCGACAGAAGATGAAGACGTGTCAAAAGAAATGGAAAAACTGCTCCGCCGCCGCGGTGTCAACATCGTCGCGGGAGCGAAAGTGCTGCCGGAAACGCTCGAGAAAGGAAACGGCGTCACGATCCAAGCGGAGCATCAAGGCGAGCGGAAAACGTTTACGGCCGACAAGATGCTTGTTTCCGTCGGGCGGCAGGCGAACATTGAGGGGATCGGCTTGGAAAACACCGAGATTGTCGTGGAGAAGGGGTATATTCAAACGAACGAGTTCGGCCAAACGAAAGAATCGCACATTTACGCGATCGGCGATGTCATCGGCGGCCTGCAGCTTGCCCATGTCGCCGCCCATGAAGGGATTGTCGCCATTGAGCATTTGGCCGGGCACAACCCAGCGCCGATTGACTATACGATGGTGCCCCGCTGCATTTACACCCGTCCGGAAGCGGCGGCGGTCGGCTTAACCGAACAAGAGGCGAAAGCGAAAGGCTATGATGTCAAGGTCGGCAAATTTCCGTTTAAAGCCATTGGCAAGGCGCTTGTGTTCGGTGAGGCGGAAGGGTTTGTGAAACTCATCGCCGACCGGAACACGGACGATCTGCTTGGCGTCCATATGGTCGGGCCGCACGTGACCGATTTGATTTCCGAAGCCGGTCTCGCCCGCGTGCTTGATGCGGCTCCGTGGGAAGTGGCGCATGCGATCCATCCGCATCCGACGCTGTCAGAGGCCATGGCGGAAGCGGCGCTGGCGGTCGATGGCAAAGCTATTCATTTTTAA
- a CDS encoding thiamine pyrophosphate-dependent dehydrogenase E1 component subunit alpha, translating into MAQNRHQALGLSDDTVLEMYETMLLARKLDERMWLLNRAGKIPFVISCQGQEAAQVGAAFALDRTKDYVLPYYRDVGVVLTFGMTPRELMLAAFAKAEDPNSGGRQMPGHFGKKKNRIVTGSSPVTTQVPHAVGFALAAKMEKKDFVAFVTFGEGSSNQGDFHEGANFAGVHKLPVIFMCENNKYAISVPISKQLACEKVSDRAIGYGMPGYTVDGTDPLEVYRVVKEAADRARRGEGPTLIEAVTYRLTSHSSDDDHRVYRTEEELAEARAKDPIVSFANYLKETGVLTDQLDEDIQARVMKEVNEATDYAEKAPYAEPEHALRYVYAEE; encoded by the coding sequence ATGGCGCAAAACCGTCATCAGGCGCTTGGATTAAGCGATGACACGGTGTTGGAAATGTATGAAACGATGCTCTTGGCCCGCAAGCTCGATGAACGGATGTGGCTGTTAAACCGCGCGGGGAAAATTCCGTTCGTCATCTCATGCCAAGGGCAGGAGGCGGCGCAAGTCGGCGCGGCATTCGCCCTCGACCGGACGAAAGACTATGTCTTGCCGTATTACCGCGATGTGGGCGTTGTCCTGACGTTTGGCATGACGCCGAGAGAATTGATGTTGGCGGCGTTTGCCAAGGCGGAAGACCCGAACTCCGGCGGCCGGCAAATGCCAGGGCATTTCGGGAAAAAGAAAAACCGGATCGTCACCGGTTCATCGCCCGTGACGACGCAAGTGCCGCATGCGGTTGGCTTTGCGCTGGCGGCGAAAATGGAAAAGAAAGATTTTGTCGCCTTCGTCACGTTCGGCGAAGGGTCGTCGAACCAAGGCGACTTCCATGAAGGGGCGAACTTCGCCGGCGTTCATAAACTCCCAGTCATCTTTATGTGCGAAAACAACAAGTACGCCATTTCCGTGCCCATTTCGAAACAACTCGCGTGCGAAAAGGTGTCCGACCGCGCCATCGGCTATGGCATGCCGGGCTATACGGTCGACGGCACCGATCCGCTTGAAGTGTACCGAGTCGTGAAAGAAGCGGCCGACCGCGCCCGCCGCGGCGAAGGGCCGACGCTCATCGAGGCCGTGACATACCGGCTGACGTCGCACTCGTCGGACGATGACCACCGCGTCTATCGGACGGAAGAAGAGCTCGCCGAAGCGCGCGCCAAAGACCCGATCGTGTCGTTTGCCAACTATTTGAAAGAAACCGGCGTTTTGACCGACCAGCTTGACGAGGACATTCAAGCGCGCGTCATGAAAGAAGTGAACGAAGCGACCGACTACGCGGAGAAGGCTCCGTACGCCGAGCCGGAGCATGCGCTTCGCTACGTGTATGCCGAGGAGTAA
- a CDS encoding dihydrolipoamide acetyltransferase family protein, with product MAIEQLTMPQLGESVTEGTISKWLVSPGDKVNKYDPIAEVITDKVSAEIPSSFAGVIRELIAKEGETLPVGAPICTIEVEGAAPASEAKPADEAPKAEDNAKPAAPKKAGRANNGRYSPAVLRLAQEHGIDLEQVEGTGLGGRVTRKDLLKLIESGQIPKAGAAPAAEQAAPKAEPRTEQPATAAATVQPSAAAAPTAPQAAPIKPAAPNVEAGAGDIEIPVTPVRKAIAANMLRSKHEAPHAWTMVEVDVTDLVAYRDAIKDEFRRREGFNLTYFAFFVKAVAQALKEFPQLNSVWAGDKIIQRKDINISIAVATDDALFVPVIKHADEKTIKGIAREIAELAAKTRAGKLRPEDMQGGTFTVNNTGAFGSVQSMGIINYPQAAILQVETIVKRPVVKNGMIAIRDMVNLCLSLDHRVLDGLICGRFLARVKAILENMNKDNTPIY from the coding sequence GTGGCCATCGAACAATTGACGATGCCTCAGCTCGGGGAAAGCGTCACGGAAGGCACGATCAGCAAATGGCTCGTTTCCCCGGGCGACAAAGTGAACAAATACGACCCGATCGCTGAAGTCATTACCGATAAAGTGAGCGCGGAAATTCCGTCGTCGTTTGCCGGCGTCATCCGCGAGCTGATCGCCAAAGAAGGGGAGACGCTCCCAGTCGGCGCGCCGATTTGCACGATCGAAGTCGAAGGCGCTGCACCGGCTTCGGAAGCGAAGCCGGCGGATGAAGCGCCGAAAGCAGAAGACAACGCCAAGCCAGCCGCTCCGAAAAAGGCCGGCCGGGCAAACAACGGCCGCTATTCGCCGGCCGTGCTCCGCTTGGCTCAGGAACACGGCATTGACCTCGAACAAGTCGAAGGCACCGGCCTTGGCGGGCGGGTGACGCGCAAAGATTTGCTGAAGCTCATTGAGTCTGGACAAATTCCGAAAGCGGGAGCGGCACCGGCGGCGGAACAAGCCGCGCCAAAAGCGGAACCGAGAACGGAACAACCGGCCACAGCCGCCGCAACCGTTCAACCGTCTGCCGCGGCCGCGCCAACCGCGCCGCAGGCAGCGCCGATCAAACCAGCGGCCCCGAACGTCGAAGCCGGAGCGGGCGACATCGAAATTCCGGTCACCCCGGTGCGCAAGGCGATTGCGGCGAACATGCTCCGCAGCAAACACGAAGCGCCGCACGCTTGGACGATGGTCGAAGTCGACGTCACCGATCTTGTCGCCTACCGCGATGCCATCAAAGACGAGTTCAGGCGGCGTGAAGGCTTCAATTTGACGTATTTCGCCTTCTTCGTCAAGGCGGTCGCCCAAGCGCTGAAAGAATTCCCGCAGTTGAACTCAGTGTGGGCGGGCGATAAGATCATTCAGCGCAAGGACATCAACATATCCATCGCTGTCGCGACGGATGACGCCTTGTTCGTGCCCGTCATCAAGCACGCCGATGAAAAAACGATCAAAGGCATCGCCCGCGAAATCGCTGAACTGGCGGCAAAAACGCGCGCCGGCAAACTGCGCCCGGAAGACATGCAGGGCGGCACGTTCACCGTCAACAACACCGGCGCGTTCGGCTCGGTGCAGTCGATGGGCATTATCAACTACCCGCAAGCGGCCATTTTGCAAGTGGAAACGATCGTCAAACGTCCGGTCGTCAAAAACGGCATGATCGCCATCCGCGACATGGTCAACTTATGTTTGTCGCTCGACCACCGCGTCTTGGACGGCCTCATTTGCGGCCGCTTCCTCGCCCGCGTCAAAGCGATTTTGGAAAACATGAACAAAGACAACACGCCGATTTATTAA